The Synechococcus sp. WH 8016 genome contains the following window.
ACCTTGCGCATGAGGGCAAAGAGATTGGCGTAATTGAAAAAGAACACATGCAATCCCATCTCGATGTGATTGTCGTTTTCATCCACCCAGCTGCCGACTTTGCCGCCCATGAACGGACGCGCTTCGTACAGATCCACCTTGTGACCTGCGTCCACGAGGTCGACGGCAGCGGCTAGGCCGGCCAGTCCTGAGCCCACAATCGCGACCTGCACCAGCGCTTCTACCAAGAATTCAATGACTCTATGAATCCGAACGCCTTAACTGCTTTAAGCAAGAGACGCGCGGGTTCAATACAGTGACGACAGGCCAGCTGGACTCTTGACCCATGACCACCTCCACCCCCAGTACTGCGACCCACACAGCCAAAGGTGGAAAAGGCATTCAGATCACGGATCCAGCAATGCTTCAACTCTCGAAGCTCTGCCGAGAGCAAGGAGATGAGCAAATCCTTCGTGTTGGTGTGCGCTCTGGCGGTTGCAGCGGCATGAGCTACACCATGGACTTTGTGCCCTCCTCTGAGATTGAGGATGGCGATGAGGTTTACGACTATGCCGCCCCCTCGGGTGCCGCCTTTCGGGTGGTCTGTGACCCCAAAAGCCTGCTTTACATCTATGGCATGCAGCTGGATTTCAGCACAGCCCTGATTGGGGGTGGGTTCAATTTCACCAATCCCAATGCCACCCAAACCTGTGGATGCGGGAGCTCCTTTGCGGTCTGAGCGACACCGCGTGGGAATCTGATGACAATTTCCAGAGAATCAGAATCAGCAATGGAGTCCCAGGAATCTCAGGAATCCAGCCTCTTCGAGCAGGCGATGGCCCGTTATCAAAGTGGAGCACCAGCGGCAGAGTTGATCGATGATTTTGTCGCGATCACCGAAGCCGCACCCCGGCAGTCGTCTGGCTGGACTTGCTTGGCTTGGCTTCTGTTGCTCTGCGATAGGCCAGACGATGCGTTGCGTTCTGCTCGGTTGGCGGTGAAGCTCAATGGTCAGGATCCTCAGGCTCGGATCAATCTGACCCTGGCCATGCTGGAAACCAAAGCGAAGGGCGTTCGTGATCAAATTGCTGTCGTGCAGCAGGTCTTAGCGGTTGCTCCCGAAATGGGAGATGAGCTGAAAGAGTCGATCAATGATGGCTTTAAACGTCGGCCGGACTGGCCCGCCCTTCTCAAAGTGAAGAGTTGGTTGGAGCTCTGACGTGGCTCGGCTGCTGCTTTTAAGCAATGGTCATGGCGAAGACCTCTCGGGTGCTTTGCTTGGACAAGCCTTGAAAGCGCAAGGGCACTCCGTGGAAGCGCTGCCCCTGGTGGGTCGCGGCAATCCCTACAGCGAAGTGGCGATCCCGCTGGTGGGTCGTACGCGTGAATTCAGTACGGGTGGGCTTGGCTACACAACCTTTCGAGGGCGCCTCACGGAGCTGATCCAGGGTCAGGTGATCTATCTTCTGAGCCGCCTGCTGAGGTTGCTGCGCAACGCAGGCCGTTATGACTTGGTGGTGGTGATCGGGGATGTCATCCCCGTGATGGCGGCATGGCTCTGCCACCGGCCAGTGGCGACGTATCTGGTGGCTTACTCCAGTCATTACGAGGGTCGATTGAGACTGCCATGGCCCTGCGGAAGCTGCCTCAAGTCTCAGCGGTTTAAAGCGGTGTTCAGTCGCGATGCCCTCACAGCCTTGGATCTCAGCGAACAGCTGAAGCGCGAGGTGGTGTTCGTGGGAAATCCTTTTATGGATTCTGTGTTGAGCCCTAGCCAGCGCCTTCCCTACGCCAAAAGACGTCTGGGACTCTTGCCCGGCAGCCGTCGACCAGAGCTGGAACACAATCTGCTGCTGCTTCTGGGCGTGATCGACCAGATCCCGCTCTCGCAGCACAGGCCTGGAGAGCTTGAAATCGATCTAGCACTCGTTGGAGCGCTCGGAGATGACCCCTTGCACAACCTTGCCCAGTCCCATGGCTGGTCTCTTGTTCGGGAGCAAGGCAGCTCCCCAGCACGCTTGGAGAAGGACGGGCGGCAGATTCAGGTGAGACGACAGGGTTTTAACTCCGTGCTTCTCGGCTCAGACCTCTTGCTATGTATGGCCGGCACCGCGGCTGAGCAAGCCGTGGGCATGGCCAAGCCAGTGCTGCAACTCCCTGGCCAAGGCCCCCAATTCACCGCTGGCTTCGCGGAAGCTCAGCGACGGTTGCTCGGTCCAACCGTTTTTTGTGCTGCGGCCCCTGATGAAGGAGAGCAACGTCTAAAAGCAACAGCCAAACTGGCGGTCGAACTGCTGGAACGAAGCGTGAATGACCCAGACCTTCGTCGTGATTGTCGGGAACAAGCGATGCAACGATTGGGCCCCCAAGGCGGAGGCAGCAAAATGGCTGACTGGATCAGTGGGCTGCTGGAAAAGAGCTAGATGACATCAAAAAGCCTTGAACCCCCTTGGAAACGCTGGCTGGATCGGCTCCTCGTTGTGGATGTGTTTCTGGTCTTGGGAGGTGCGGTTTGGTTTGCCCTGGCCGTCATCGCGGACGGACAAGGCCTCAAAGCGCCCATGCAGCAATTTCAGCGACTCTGGGACCCCCTTTTCACCCCAGCGATTGGAGTCCTGATGGCAGCCGCCCTGATCAACGGGCTGTGGAGCTGGTGGCAGCGTCGAATGCAGCAGGCAGCTCAGAGAAACGACAGCTGAAGTCCAACGCAGCTTGACGTGCTGACTGGACCCGCTGTCCTTCCAGCACCACCCTCGCTCCATCGCCAAGCAACAATTTCAAGAGTGGGCCGGGGACCGGCAGCAGGCTTGGACGCCCCAAACAACGACCCAGACTTGCCGAAAATGTGGCCATCGTGACCGGCGTTGGAGCCACGGCATTCACGGCCCCCGACCAAGCATCGTTCTCCACAGCAGCAAGGATCATCCGACAAAGGTCGCTGCGCTCAATCCAGCTCATCCACTGACGACCTGTTCCAATCGGTCCACCGAAACCGATCCGGAAGATCGGCAGCATTTTGCCCAGCGCACCTCCATCGGCCGCCAGCACGATCCCGATGCGCAATACCACCAATCGCGTGGCGTCAGGCTTGTCCGCCGCTGCCGCTTCCCAGCGTTGGCACAGCCCAGCGAGCACATCGTTGCCACAAGGGCTGGATTCTTCAAAACACTGGTCTGCACTAGTTCCGTAATACCCAACAGCCGAAGCGTTGATCAACACGTTGGGAGGCTGGGCCAAATCCCTCATCGCCTTCACAAGCTGGCGAGTGGTTTGCAGGCGACTGTCTTCTAGCAATTGAAGATGCGTTGAAGTCCAACGCTTCTCTGCAATCGGTTCCCCTGCCAAGTTCACAACCCCTTGCGCTTGCGCCAGTGCCTGCTGCAGCGGACTCGATGGCGCCCAACTGCTCGAATCGGCTGGATTGCACTGCACCCACGACAAGCCTTTGAGGCAACGAGGAGGAAGTCCGGCCGGAGCTGACCGACGACTCACGATGGTGAGATCGTGCCCAGCGCTTTGAAGCATGGGAACCAAGGCACGACCGACCAGTCCGGTGCATCCGATCAGCAAAAGTCGCATGGTGGATCCATCTTGTCTGCTTTGAGAGGCTAGGCAGCAGCGTCCGGATCATGTTGCCGAGAGGGCAGCGTGAGATTCATGCGTTCAGCCAACGGAACAAGCGCAAAGCCCTGAATAAAAAGGCCATAAAGCACAACGGCAAGGGCAAGAGGAGGCATCGACGCCCCCCAAGGAATGCCAGACGACCAGGCATCGATGGCCAGTGCGATTGGAACCGCTCCACGCAATCCCGCGCAGCTCACGAAAATTCGTTCATACCTGGTGAAGGTGGTATGCCAAAGCAAGGCATGCACCATCAGGAATCTCACCGCCTGCATCAACAGAAAGAGAACAAAAGCCCAACCAGAGGCGTACACCACATCCTGCGGGGCAACGACAAGCCCCATGCACAAGAACAGCAAAAGCTCCGCCATTTTCGCGTAACTGGAATGGGCCTCAGCAAGCGCCGTTCGATCCAGGGTTGGGCCATTCCCAAGCACTAAGCCCGCCACATAGGCCGCAAGCAATGGGCTCCCACCCAGCAACAAGGTTCCACCGGTTAAGACCATCAGCAACGCCAAGCTCACGACCGGGAGCATGGCGGCATGGTTAAGGGTGAGACGCGTTCCAAGCAGTTGGAGGGTGAGGGTGCCGCCGATGAACCCCAGCAAGATCCCGAGCACAAACTGGCGGACAACATCTGTGACCAATACCCCAGCAGCAACGCCATCTCCACCGGCTAGAGCCAACGCCAATCCAGCCAAAACAACAGCCATTGGATCGTTGAAACCCGACTCACACTCGATCAAATCAATCAATCGCTTTGGCAATCGACCAGCCAAGGGACGGAGAAGGACCAAAACGGCAGAGGCGTCCGTACTTGCCACCATGGCTCCGATAAATAGAACCCGCGGCAGGGTTGTTGGATTCGTTCCAACACCACTGGCTGCGCTCAGTCCGAATCCAGCCCATCCAATCAAGGCCGCTGTGATGACCACTCCAACCGTGGCCAAACGCGCAGCAGGCTTGATCACACCGCGAACCGCAGACCAATTGGTGGTGAGACCACCAAAAAAAAGCACGAGCACCAGGGCGGCCTGACTGATCTGCTGCGCTTGATTGAGGTTCAGCAGAGTGATTTGCTGGCCTCCCACCACGCCCATGTGGTTTTCAATCAGCAGGCCCAAAACCAGCACCATGAGGATGCCGGGGACCCTGATACGCGCGGCAAGATCGTCAAGAAGGACTGATACGAGCAGCAGCCCTCCAAAGGCCACTAAATACAAGGCAAGAGGGTGGGACAAACATCAGCCTTGTTGGTAGGGAGGTTTTAGCCTGGTTTCGATTGATCGTCTCTCCATGGCTGAACCATCCGCTGAGTCCACCCCAACCACCAAACCAGCGGCGACGCTCAAAAAGGGGGCGCTGGTTCGCGTCAACCGCTCGTCCTATCTGGGAAGCGTCGAGGCATCAGCCAGTGATCCCAGACCACCCGAATACATTTTTGAGGGACCGGGAGAACTTCTTTTGGTAAAAGGAGAGTACGGACAAGTGCGCTGGAGGCGTCCTGTTCCAGACGTCTGGCTGAAGCTCTCTCAATTGGAAGTGTTTTCCTGACTGTTGAGGAAATTCTCCACAGCACGCACGGCCGGAGGGAGTGACTGCACTGCCTCTGGCAACCTCCAGAGCACCCCACCCAACACAGCAGAGATCTCACCAGACTCACCAAATCAGGTGCTGTTCAAGCACGATCGAGAGGGGCCAAATCCAAGTCAGCACCCCCCGAAATTGCCAAGACTTCATCAACCGATCTCCAAGCGGCGACGTTCCTCCTGAAGACGCTTGCGCCTTTGCCTGGCTTCTCGCAACATCTCACGACCATCGTGGAGATAACCATCCACGTAGCCCATCGTGTAGCGCTCCAATTCGCCAATCGCATCTTCTACCTCCGACAGACAGTGATAAAGACTCAGCCCGAATCCCTTTGCCGATGAGGGCGTAGGGAGGGATTGGAAGAGATCTTTCACCTTGTCTAGTTTGCTGCGACTTTGCTCCAGGTAATGACAGAAACCTTCCATCAAACGGTCGTCATAGGGATCTGCCGATAACTCACGCAATTCGCTGGCAAAGGGATTGATCACCTGTCCGAGCATGCGATCAATCGGTGTGTACACCTTCTTCAACCAATTCGCTAGGGCATCATCTTCAGCGGCACCATGCCCAGAGGCACGACGAGCAGCCTGACTCGCTCGAGCATTTCTGACACCACGGCGGCGTGCTTCGTCTTTCTCTACAGCCCTAGGAGACCCTTGCTGGTCAAAGGCACGCCGTCGCTCGCGATCGCCAAGCAACTCCCAGGCGGCATTCAAAACAAGGATTCGTTCGGCATCTCCACCCGCATCGGGATGATGCCTCTTCACAAGTTGGCGATACGCCGCCTTGATTTCAGCCGCAGTGGCGCTGCGACTCACCCCGAGCACCACATAAGGATCACCACCTTTGGCCTCAAGCTGGGGACAATGGCTCAAAGCTGACCATCCCGCCACGCCGTTGGAGCAGCCGAAGCACTGAACATCGGTGTGGACAGATAACGCTCACCGAAGCTGGCAAGAATCACAACGATTCGTTTCCCTGCCATCTCAGGTCTTTGGCCAAGTTGGAGAGCAGCCGCCACAGCGGCTCCACTACTGACCCCGGAGAGCAGGCCTTCTTCCCGGGCCAAACGGCGCCCCACGTCCATCGCTTCTTGATCACTCACCCCAAGGATTTCATCAATCAAGCTTGGATCAAAGACAGAAGGAACAAAACCAGCACCAATGCCCTGAATGCGATGGGGGCCCGGGGCTCCACCCGCCAAGACAGGACTGGCTGCCGGTTCTACCGCAAACACTTTTAGATCAGGATTGCGCTGTTTGAGAAACCTGGCACAGCCTGTGATCGTGCCACCCGTCCCGACTCCAGCCACAAAGGCATCAAGTTCACCGCCTGTATCACTCCAGATCTCTTCTGCTGTCGTAGCCGCATGGACCGCTGGATTTGCAGGATTATTGAACTGCTGCAACAGATAAGCCTCGGGAATCTCGCAGACAAGCTCTTTAGCGAGATCTAACGCCCCTTGCATTCCTTCATTCCCTGGGGTGAGCTGCAACTCAGCCCCGTAGGCCCGGAGCATGGCGCGGCGCTCGGTGCTCATGGTGTCGGGCATGGTAAGGATTAAGCGGTAGCCCCGAGCTGCTGCAACCATCGCCAAAGCGATTCCCGTGTTTCCACTGGTGGGCTCAACTAGCACGGTCCGTCCTGGAGCGATGGTTCCAGCTTGTTCAGCAGCCAGAACCATCGAACCGGCAATCCGATCCTTCACCGAAGCCGTGGGATTGAAGCTTTCCAGCTTTGCCACCAATTCAGCCAGACACCCACTGCGCTCTGGGAGGCGGTTAAGACGTACAAGCGGAGTACGACCCACCAGATGGGTGATATCAGGAGCAATTGG
Protein-coding sequences here:
- a CDS encoding iron-sulfur cluster assembly accessory protein translates to MTTSTPSTATHTAKGGKGIQITDPAMLQLSKLCREQGDEQILRVGVRSGGCSGMSYTMDFVPSSEIEDGDEVYDYAAPSGAAFRVVCDPKSLLYIYGMQLDFSTALIGGGFNFTNPNATQTCGCGSSFAV
- a CDS encoding lipid-A-disaccharide synthase-related protein: MARLLLLSNGHGEDLSGALLGQALKAQGHSVEALPLVGRGNPYSEVAIPLVGRTREFSTGGLGYTTFRGRLTELIQGQVIYLLSRLLRLLRNAGRYDLVVVIGDVIPVMAAWLCHRPVATYLVAYSSHYEGRLRLPWPCGSCLKSQRFKAVFSRDALTALDLSEQLKREVVFVGNPFMDSVLSPSQRLPYAKRRLGLLPGSRRPELEHNLLLLLGVIDQIPLSQHRPGELEIDLALVGALGDDPLHNLAQSHGWSLVREQGSSPARLEKDGRQIQVRRQGFNSVLLGSDLLLCMAGTAAEQAVGMAKPVLQLPGQGPQFTAGFAEAQRRLLGPTVFCAAAPDEGEQRLKATAKLAVELLERSVNDPDLRRDCREQAMQRLGPQGGGSKMADWISGLLEKS
- a CDS encoding TIGR01777 family oxidoreductase, with the translated sequence MRLLLIGCTGLVGRALVPMLQSAGHDLTIVSRRSAPAGLPPRCLKGLSWVQCNPADSSSWAPSSPLQQALAQAQGVVNLAGEPIAEKRWTSTHLQLLEDSRLQTTRQLVKAMRDLAQPPNVLINASAVGYYGTSADQCFEESSPCGNDVLAGLCQRWEAAAADKPDATRLVVLRIGIVLAADGGALGKMLPIFRIGFGGPIGTGRQWMSWIERSDLCRMILAAVENDAWSGAVNAVAPTPVTMATFSASLGRCLGRPSLLPVPGPLLKLLLGDGARVVLEGQRVQSARQAALDFSCRFSELPAAFDAATSSTAR
- a CDS encoding cation:proton antiporter, translating into MSHPLALYLVAFGGLLLVSVLLDDLAARIRVPGILMVLVLGLLIENHMGVVGGQQITLLNLNQAQQISQAALVLVLFFGGLTTNWSAVRGVIKPAARLATVGVVITAALIGWAGFGLSAASGVGTNPTTLPRVLFIGAMVASTDASAVLVLLRPLAGRLPKRLIDLIECESGFNDPMAVVLAGLALALAGGDGVAAGVLVTDVVRQFVLGILLGFIGGTLTLQLLGTRLTLNHAAMLPVVSLALLMVLTGGTLLLGGSPLLAAYVAGLVLGNGPTLDRTALAEAHSSYAKMAELLLFLCMGLVVAPQDVVYASGWAFVLFLLMQAVRFLMVHALLWHTTFTRYERIFVSCAGLRGAVPIALAIDAWSSGIPWGASMPPLALAVVLYGLFIQGFALVPLAERMNLTLPSRQHDPDAAA
- a CDS encoding NAD(P)H-quinone oxidoreductase subunit O, with protein sequence MAEPSAESTPTTKPAATLKKGALVRVNRSSYLGSVEASASDPRPPEYIFEGPGELLLVKGEYGQVRWRRPVPDVWLKLSQLEVFS
- a CDS encoding J domain-containing protein gives rise to the protein MSHCPQLEAKGGDPYVVLGVSRSATAAEIKAAYRQLVKRHHPDAGGDAERILVLNAAWELLGDRERRRAFDQQGSPRAVEKDEARRRGVRNARASQAARRASGHGAAEDDALANWLKKVYTPIDRMLGQVINPFASELRELSADPYDDRLMEGFCHYLEQSRSKLDKVKDLFQSLPTPSSAKGFGLSLYHCLSEVEDAIGELERYTMGYVDGYLHDGREMLREARQRRKRLQEERRRLEIG
- the cysK gene encoding cysteine synthase A, yielding MPIAPDITHLVGRTPLVRLNRLPERSGCLAELVAKLESFNPTASVKDRIAGSMVLAAEQAGTIAPGRTVLVEPTSGNTGIALAMVAAARGYRLILTMPDTMSTERRAMLRAYGAELQLTPGNEGMQGALDLAKELVCEIPEAYLLQQFNNPANPAVHAATTAEEIWSDTGGELDAFVAGVGTGGTITGCARFLKQRNPDLKVFAVEPAASPVLAGGAPGPHRIQGIGAGFVPSVFDPSLIDEILGVSDQEAMDVGRRLAREEGLLSGVSSGAAVAAALQLGQRPEMAGKRIVVILASFGERYLSTPMFSASAAPTAWRDGQL